A single window of Priestia filamentosa DNA harbors:
- the dprA gene encoding DNA-processing protein DprA has translation MREKLILLSHCRRIGWKSILKLLQYDSSLSFLREASPALLQTILQLPSSSTEIVYKDLQTIPIQDILKKYSAQNIRCITITDPEYPALLKNIYDPPWVLYTKGDHRLLNNKSVSIVGTRTPTSYGIKATKVLCKPLVEEGWTIVSGLAKGVDALAHKEAILHGGKTVAVLGSGFYNIYPKENCYLASDIANDHLLLSEYNPFIKPHRAHFPLRNRIISGLSFGTIVIQAKERSGSFITADQALSQGREVFAVPGSIFEECSKGTNKLIQLGAKLVCSAKDITSEIHFQVKNEQEV, from the coding sequence ATGAGAGAAAAGTTAATTTTATTATCACACTGCAGAAGGATTGGATGGAAATCCATACTCAAACTTCTTCAGTATGATTCCTCCCTATCTTTTCTAAGAGAAGCTTCTCCTGCTCTTCTTCAAACCATTCTTCAACTTCCAAGTTCTTCAACTGAAATTGTCTATAAAGATTTGCAAACTATTCCAATACAAGATATTCTAAAGAAATATAGTGCTCAAAATATTCGTTGTATAACAATTACGGATCCTGAGTATCCTGCATTATTAAAGAATATTTATGACCCTCCATGGGTTCTTTATACAAAAGGAGATCACCGATTATTAAATAACAAATCCGTTAGCATCGTTGGAACGAGGACGCCAACAAGCTACGGTATAAAGGCTACAAAGGTTTTGTGCAAACCTCTCGTGGAAGAAGGCTGGACAATTGTAAGCGGTCTTGCAAAAGGGGTGGATGCGCTTGCACATAAAGAAGCTATTCTTCATGGAGGCAAAACTGTTGCTGTATTAGGAAGCGGGTTTTATAACATTTATCCAAAAGAAAATTGTTATTTAGCAAGTGACATCGCTAACGATCATCTGTTATTATCGGAATACAACCCTTTTATAAAACCGCATCGAGCGCATTTTCCGCTACGGAACCGTATTATTAGCGGTTTATCGTTTGGAACGATTGTCATTCAAGCGAAGGAAAGAAGCGGTTCTTTTATTACAGCTGACCAAGCGCTCTCTCAAGGAAGAGAGGTTTTTGCTGTACCTGGCTCAATCTTTGAGGAATGTTCAAAAGGAACAAATAAGCTTATTCAGCTTGGTGCAAAACTAGTATGTAGTGCTAAAGATATAACAAGCGAAATTCATTTCCAAGTAAAAAATGAACAAGAGGTTTGA
- the topA gene encoding type I DNA topoisomerase, with the protein MSDYLVIVESPAKAKTIEKYLGKKYKVKASMGHVRDLPKSQMGIDTEHDYDPKYITIRGKGPVLKELKTAAKKAKKIFLAADPDREGEAIAWHLAHSLGVDTSSDCRVVFNEITKDAIKASFKHPRSINMDLVNSQQARRILDRLVGYNISPLLWKKVKKGLSAGRVQSVAVRLIIEREQEISRFQPEEYWSINANFLKSEKEFQASFTEMDGKKIKLSSKEDVEKVLARLDGNEFSIQKVAKKERKRNPALPFTTSSLQQEAARKLNFRAKKTMMLAQQLYEGIDLGKKEGTVGLITYMRTDSTRISETAQTESYEYVKDTFGEEFLSKEKRKEKKNANTQDAHEAIRPTSILRSPSEIKQYVSRDQHRLYKLIWERFLASQMAPAIMDTMAVDLVNNGVTFRANGSKIKFPGFMKVYVEGNDDKVEEKEKILPDMIEGEQAYSKDIEQNQHFTQPPPRYTEARLVKTMEELGIGRPSTYAPTLDTIQRRGYVALDNKRFVPTELGEIVLELILEFFPETIDVEFTAKMETDLDEIEEGKVQWVSVIDEFYRDFEIRLEKAEKEMREVEIKDEPAGEDCELCGSPMVFKMGRYGKFMACSNFPDCRNTKPIVKEIGVDCPKCEDGQVVERKSKKKRLFYGCTNYPSCDFLSWDKPIARKCPKCESLLVEKKQKKGVQVTCTECDYKEETQS; encoded by the coding sequence ATGTCGGACTATTTAGTTATTGTAGAGTCGCCAGCGAAGGCGAAAACAATTGAAAAATATTTAGGGAAAAAATACAAAGTAAAAGCATCAATGGGACACGTTCGAGATCTTCCAAAAAGCCAAATGGGAATTGATACTGAACATGATTACGACCCAAAATACATCACTATTCGTGGAAAAGGGCCTGTTTTAAAAGAACTTAAGACAGCAGCTAAAAAAGCAAAAAAGATTTTCCTAGCGGCCGATCCGGATCGTGAGGGGGAAGCAATTGCTTGGCATTTAGCTCATAGTCTTGGCGTTGATACATCGTCAGACTGCCGTGTAGTATTTAATGAAATTACAAAAGATGCAATTAAAGCTTCTTTTAAACATCCAAGATCTATTAATATGGATCTTGTTAATTCTCAACAAGCTCGTCGTATTCTTGATCGTTTAGTAGGGTATAACATTAGCCCACTTCTTTGGAAAAAAGTGAAAAAGGGATTAAGCGCTGGACGCGTTCAATCTGTTGCAGTTCGATTAATTATTGAACGGGAGCAGGAAATCTCACGCTTTCAACCTGAAGAATATTGGTCAATTAACGCGAACTTCTTAAAAAGTGAAAAAGAATTTCAAGCATCTTTCACTGAAATGGATGGCAAAAAAATAAAGCTTTCATCAAAAGAAGATGTTGAAAAAGTTCTAGCCCGACTTGACGGCAATGAATTTTCAATTCAAAAAGTAGCAAAGAAAGAGCGCAAGCGAAATCCGGCGCTTCCTTTTACAACATCTTCCCTTCAACAGGAAGCAGCTCGTAAACTAAACTTTAGAGCGAAGAAGACAATGATGCTTGCTCAACAGCTTTACGAAGGAATTGATTTAGGGAAAAAAGAAGGAACAGTTGGTTTAATTACGTACATGCGTACAGATTCAACTCGTATTTCAGAAACGGCTCAAACAGAGTCTTATGAATATGTAAAAGATACGTTTGGTGAAGAATTTCTTTCAAAAGAAAAGCGGAAAGAAAAGAAGAATGCTAATACTCAAGATGCTCATGAGGCAATTCGCCCAACATCTATTCTGCGTTCACCTTCTGAGATTAAACAGTATGTATCAAGAGATCAACATCGCTTATACAAACTGATTTGGGAACGATTTCTTGCAAGCCAAATGGCACCAGCTATTATGGATACGATGGCTGTTGATTTAGTAAACAATGGTGTAACATTTAGAGCGAACGGCTCAAAAATTAAGTTTCCTGGCTTTATGAAAGTGTACGTAGAAGGAAATGATGATAAAGTGGAAGAAAAGGAAAAAATTCTTCCAGATATGATAGAAGGAGAACAAGCGTACTCAAAAGATATCGAACAAAATCAGCATTTCACTCAGCCGCCGCCTCGCTATACGGAAGCACGTCTTGTGAAAACGATGGAAGAGTTAGGTATTGGAAGACCTTCTACATATGCTCCAACGCTTGATACTATTCAACGCAGAGGATATGTTGCACTTGATAACAAAAGATTTGTTCCAACAGAGCTTGGTGAAATTGTACTGGAACTTATCCTTGAGTTCTTTCCTGAAACAATTGATGTGGAATTTACAGCCAAAATGGAAACAGACCTTGATGAAATAGAGGAAGGTAAAGTACAATGGGTATCGGTTATCGATGAATTTTACCGCGACTTCGAAATACGTTTAGAAAAAGCGGAAAAAGAAATGCGCGAAGTCGAGATTAAAGACGAACCTGCTGGAGAAGATTGTGAACTGTGTGGTTCACCTATGGTCTTTAAAATGGGCCGCTATGGAAAATTTATGGCATGCTCAAACTTTCCTGACTGTCGTAACACAAAGCCGATTGTAAAAGAAATTGGCGTTGATTGTCCGAAATGTGAAGACGGTCAAGTTGTGGAACGAAAATCAAAGAAAAAACGCCTTTTCTATGGCTGCACAAATTATCCAAGCTGTGACTTCTTATCTTGGGACAAACCAATTGCAAGAAAATGTCCAAAATGTGAAAGTCTCCTTGTTGAGAAAAAGCAGAAAAAAGGTGTTCAAGTTACGTGCACTGAATGTGATTACAAAGAAGAAACGCAAAGCTAG
- the trmFO gene encoding FADH(2)-oxidizing methylenetetrahydrofolate--tRNA-(uracil(54)-C(5))-methyltransferase TrmFO, with amino-acid sequence MSEKIVNVIGAGLAGSEAAWQLAKRGIKVHLYEMRPVRQTAAHHTDKFAELVCSNSLRANTLTNAVGVLKEEMRHLDSVIISSADACSVPAGGALAVDRHEFAAHVTERVKHHENVTVFNEEITEIPSGPTIIATGPLTSQALAEQLRSLTGEEYLYFYDAAAPILEKDSIDMDKVYLKSRYDKGEAAYLNCPMTEEEFDRFYNALIEAEVVPLKEFEKEVYFEGCMPIEVMASRGKKTMLFGPLKPVGLEDPKTGKRPYAVVQLRQDDAAGTLYNIVGFQTHIKWGPQKDIVRLIPGLENAEIVRYGVMHRNTFINSPKLLKPTYQYKDREDLFFAGQMTGVEGYVESAASGLLAGLNAARYVLGEELLVFPQETALGSMAHYITHTSDKNFQPMNANFGIFKDLPVRIKKKQERNEQYAKRALEIVQNFVKNI; translated from the coding sequence ATGTCTGAAAAAATCGTTAATGTAATAGGAGCTGGACTTGCTGGAAGTGAAGCAGCTTGGCAGCTTGCTAAAAGAGGAATTAAGGTGCATCTTTACGAAATGCGTCCTGTTCGTCAAACAGCAGCACATCATACAGATAAATTTGCAGAGCTTGTATGCAGTAACTCGCTTCGTGCCAACACGCTTACAAATGCTGTTGGAGTACTGAAAGAGGAGATGCGTCATTTAGATTCTGTTATTATTTCCTCAGCTGATGCTTGTTCTGTTCCAGCAGGAGGAGCACTAGCTGTTGACCGACATGAATTTGCGGCACATGTAACAGAGCGTGTGAAGCATCATGAAAATGTAACGGTATTTAATGAAGAAATCACAGAAATCCCAAGCGGACCTACTATTATTGCAACAGGTCCATTAACGTCTCAAGCATTAGCTGAACAGCTTAGAAGTTTAACGGGAGAAGAGTATCTCTATTTCTATGATGCAGCAGCTCCAATTCTTGAAAAAGACAGCATTGATATGGATAAGGTATACTTGAAGTCTCGCTATGATAAAGGAGAAGCAGCATATTTGAACTGTCCAATGACAGAAGAAGAATTTGATCGTTTCTATAATGCGCTTATTGAGGCAGAAGTTGTACCGCTAAAAGAATTTGAAAAAGAAGTATATTTTGAAGGTTGCATGCCAATTGAGGTGATGGCTTCAAGAGGAAAGAAAACAATGCTTTTCGGTCCATTAAAACCAGTAGGTCTTGAAGATCCGAAAACAGGAAAACGTCCGTATGCCGTTGTACAACTTCGTCAAGATGATGCAGCAGGAACACTTTACAATATCGTTGGTTTCCAAACACATATTAAATGGGGACCTCAAAAAGATATCGTTCGCTTAATTCCTGGGCTTGAAAATGCAGAAATCGTTCGTTACGGTGTTATGCATCGAAATACATTTATTAATTCACCAAAACTTCTAAAACCAACATATCAATACAAAGATCGTGAAGATTTATTCTTTGCAGGACAAATGACAGGTGTTGAAGGTTACGTAGAATCAGCTGCAAGCGGACTTTTAGCAGGACTAAACGCAGCTCGCTATGTGTTAGGTGAAGAGCTTTTAGTTTTCCCTCAAGAAACGGCTCTTGGAAGCATGGCTCACTATATTACACATACAAGTGATAAAAACTTCCAACCGATGAATGCAAACTTTGGAATATTCAAGGATCTCCCAGTTCGCATTAAAAAGAAACAAGAGCGCAATGAACAGTATGCTAAGCGTGCACTTGAAATAGTTCAAAATTTTGTGAAAAATATATAA
- the xerC gene encoding tyrosine recombinase XerC, translating into MINVKESLNCYLEYLQIEKNYSQYTTLCYEKDILLFMEFLEEEGIKRLEDVTYSNVRIFLTKLHEHSYSKRSIARKVSALRSFYRFLSREHTVKENPFTMVSLPKRSHRNPSFLYKEELELLFEVSDVSTPLGQRDQAILELLYATGIRVSECASIMLSDIDMSMKTLLVYGKGKKQRYVPFGNFSYEAIKKYRDEGRLKLLPKSNIDCKALFVNHRGQPLTARGIRYILNRIVKKTAENIHITPHSLRHTFATHMLNEGADMRTVQELLGHENLSTTQIYTHVTKDRLRSIYMNHHPRA; encoded by the coding sequence ATGATAAATGTGAAAGAATCTTTAAATTGCTATCTTGAATATTTACAAATTGAGAAAAATTACTCACAATATACAACGCTGTGTTACGAGAAAGACATTTTATTGTTTATGGAATTTCTAGAGGAAGAAGGAATTAAAAGATTAGAGGACGTTACATATAGCAACGTTCGTATCTTTTTAACCAAGCTTCACGAACACAGCTATTCTAAGCGATCGATTGCCCGTAAAGTATCAGCTTTGCGAAGTTTTTATCGCTTTTTATCGCGCGAGCATACGGTAAAAGAAAATCCGTTTACAATGGTATCCCTCCCAAAGCGTTCGCACCGCAACCCTTCGTTCTTATATAAGGAAGAACTTGAACTACTTTTTGAAGTAAGCGATGTTTCTACACCGCTTGGTCAAAGAGATCAAGCAATCTTAGAACTTTTATATGCAACGGGAATAAGGGTAAGTGAGTGTGCTTCAATTATGTTGAGTGATATCGATATGTCAATGAAAACTCTTTTGGTTTATGGAAAGGGAAAGAAGCAACGTTATGTACCTTTTGGGAATTTCTCATATGAAGCCATAAAAAAATATAGAGATGAAGGTCGTCTAAAATTGCTCCCAAAGAGTAATATTGATTGTAAGGCACTCTTTGTGAATCATAGAGGTCAGCCTTTAACAGCTAGAGGCATTCGCTATATTTTAAACCGTATTGTTAAGAAAACGGCAGAGAACATTCATATTACTCCTCATTCTTTGCGTCATACTTTTGCAACGCATATGTTAAATGAAGGTGCTGACATGAGAACTGTTCAAGAACTTCTAGGACATGAAAATTTGTCAACAACTCAAATTTATACACATGTGACAAAAGATCGCCTTCGTTCTATTTATATGAATCATCATCCAAGAGCGTAA
- the hslV gene encoding ATP-dependent protease subunit HslV, with product MGDFHATTIFAIQHKGGCAMAGDGQVTFGNAVVMKHTAKKVRRLFHGKVLAGFAGSVADAFTLFEMFENRLEEYNGNLQRAAVELAKEWRSDKVLRKLEAMLIVANEEHMLLISGTGEVIEPDDGILAIGSGGNYALSAGRALKRYSGENMSARDIAKASLEIAGDICVYTNDQIIVEEL from the coding sequence ATGGGTGACTTTCATGCTACAACGATTTTTGCGATTCAACACAAAGGCGGTTGCGCAATGGCAGGAGATGGACAAGTAACGTTCGGAAATGCTGTAGTAATGAAACATACAGCAAAAAAAGTACGTCGTCTTTTTCATGGAAAAGTGCTAGCAGGGTTTGCTGGATCTGTAGCAGATGCGTTTACTCTTTTTGAAATGTTTGAAAATCGTCTTGAAGAGTACAACGGTAATTTGCAGCGTGCAGCTGTTGAACTTGCAAAAGAGTGGCGCAGCGATAAAGTGTTACGCAAGCTAGAAGCAATGCTTATCGTAGCAAACGAAGAGCATATGCTACTTATTTCAGGTACAGGTGAGGTTATTGAACCAGATGATGGAATTTTAGCTATTGGTTCTGGTGGGAACTATGCGCTATCTGCAGGTCGTGCGCTCAAACGATATTCAGGTGAAAACATGTCAGCACGAGATATTGCTAAGGCCTCTCTAGAGATTGCAGGAGATATTTGTGTTTATACGAACGATCAAATTATTGTAGAGGAACTTTAA
- the hslU gene encoding HslU--HslV peptidase ATPase subunit, with product MYTELTPRQIVEKLDQYIVGQKEAKKAVAVALRNRYRRSKLSESLRDEVVPKNILMIGPTGVGKTEIARRLAKLVGAPFIKVEATKFTEVGYVGRDVESMVRDLVETSVRLVKEEKTNEVRGQAEQNANQRIVDLLVPSKRKNTQYKNPFEMLFGGQAEGEKPQQETSNDDASSEMERKRMAHKLALGELEEHYVTVEVEEQQASMFDMLQGSGMEQMGMNIQDALGNFMPKKKKKRRLTVREARKVLTNEEAQKLIDMDEVTQQATERAEQFGIIFIDEIDKIARKSSQSSSGDVSREGVQRDILPIVEGSTIITKYGPVKTDHVLFISAGAFHVSKPSDLIPELQGRFPIRVELGKLSVDDFVRILVEPDNAIIKQYTALLETEGIKIEFSDEAIKKLAQVAFDVNQDTDNIGARRLHTIMERLLEDLSFEAPDVTMEKIEITPQYVEEKLGSIAKNKDLSQFIL from the coding sequence ATGTATACAGAACTTACACCGCGTCAAATTGTTGAAAAACTTGATCAATATATTGTTGGACAAAAGGAAGCAAAAAAGGCCGTTGCCGTTGCACTTCGCAACCGTTATCGCCGCAGTAAGCTAAGCGAATCACTACGAGATGAAGTTGTGCCGAAGAACATTTTAATGATTGGGCCTACTGGAGTAGGGAAAACAGAGATTGCTCGTCGACTAGCAAAATTAGTTGGAGCTCCTTTTATTAAAGTTGAAGCAACGAAGTTCACGGAAGTCGGTTATGTTGGGCGTGATGTAGAATCAATGGTACGAGACCTTGTGGAAACTTCTGTTCGACTTGTGAAAGAAGAAAAAACAAACGAAGTACGCGGGCAAGCAGAACAAAATGCAAACCAACGCATTGTTGATCTTCTCGTTCCTTCTAAACGTAAAAATACTCAATATAAAAACCCATTTGAAATGCTTTTTGGTGGTCAAGCTGAAGGGGAAAAACCTCAGCAAGAAACATCAAACGACGATGCATCAAGCGAAATGGAACGTAAGAGAATGGCTCATAAGCTTGCACTTGGAGAACTTGAAGAGCATTATGTAACAGTTGAAGTAGAAGAACAGCAAGCTTCTATGTTTGATATGCTTCAAGGTTCGGGTATGGAGCAAATGGGAATGAATATTCAAGATGCGCTAGGTAATTTCATGCCAAAGAAAAAGAAAAAGCGTCGGTTAACAGTACGCGAAGCTCGCAAAGTGTTAACAAATGAAGAAGCACAGAAGCTAATTGATATGGATGAAGTAACGCAACAAGCAACAGAGCGTGCCGAACAGTTTGGAATTATTTTTATTGATGAAATCGATAAAATTGCTCGTAAAAGCAGCCAATCTTCATCAGGAGATGTGTCACGTGAAGGAGTACAGCGTGATATCTTGCCAATCGTTGAGGGTTCAACAATTATAACAAAGTATGGTCCTGTAAAAACAGACCACGTATTGTTTATTTCAGCAGGTGCTTTTCACGTTTCAAAACCATCTGATCTTATTCCAGAGCTTCAAGGAAGATTTCCAATTCGCGTTGAGCTTGGCAAATTATCAGTAGATGACTTTGTCCGTATTTTAGTTGAGCCTGATAATGCTATTATTAAACAATATACAGCATTATTGGAAACTGAAGGTATAAAAATTGAATTTTCTGACGAAGCTATTAAAAAGCTAGCTCAAGTAGCATTCGATGTAAACCAGGATACGGATAATATCGGAGCTCGTCGTTTACATACAATTATGGAAAGACTTTTGGAAGATCTTTCATTTGAAGCACCAGATGTAACGATGGAGAAGATTGAAATTACTCCACAGTATGTGGAAGAGAAACTTGGCTCAATTGCTAAAAACAAAGACTTAAGTCAGTTTATTTTATAA
- the codY gene encoding GTP-sensing pleiotropic transcriptional regulator CodY, with protein sequence MNLLDKTRKINAMLQKAAGKPVNFKEMAETLREVIEANIYVVSRRGKLLGVAINQQIENERMKEMFETRQFPEEYTKNLFNIRETSSNLDVNSEYSAFPNENKDLFTSGLTTIVPINGGGDRLGTLVLARLEEKFTDDDLILAEYGATVVGMEILHEKAEEIEEEARSKAVVQMAISSLSYSELEAIEHIFDELNGNEGLLVASKIADRVGITRSVIVNALRKLESAGVIESRSLGMKGTYIKVLNNKFLLELSKLKAN encoded by the coding sequence ATGAATTTATTAGATAAAACAAGAAAAATTAATGCAATGTTACAGAAAGCAGCAGGAAAACCTGTTAACTTCAAAGAGATGGCTGAAACACTTCGCGAAGTAATCGAAGCAAACATTTATGTTGTAAGTCGTCGCGGAAAGCTTTTGGGCGTTGCAATTAATCAGCAAATTGAAAATGAGCGTATGAAAGAAATGTTTGAAACACGCCAATTTCCAGAAGAGTACACTAAAAACCTTTTCAATATTAGAGAAACATCTTCTAATCTAGATGTAAACAGCGAGTATAGCGCTTTTCCTAATGAAAACAAAGACTTATTTACGAGCGGTTTAACAACAATCGTACCAATTAACGGTGGAGGAGATCGCCTAGGAACTCTTGTATTAGCACGTTTAGAAGAGAAGTTCACAGATGATGATCTTATTTTAGCTGAATATGGGGCAACAGTTGTTGGCATGGAGATTCTACATGAGAAAGCTGAAGAAATTGAAGAAGAAGCTCGTAGCAAAGCGGTTGTTCAAATGGCAATTAGCTCACTATCTTACAGTGAATTAGAAGCGATTGAACATATCTTTGATGAGTTAAATGGAAACGAAGGCCTTCTTGTAGCAAGTAAGATTGCAGACCGTGTTGGTATTACGCGTTCAGTAATTGTAAATGCGCTTCGTAAACTTGAGAGTGCAGGTGTAATTGAGTCTCGTTCACTAGGTATGAAAGGAACGTACATCAAAGTTCTAAACAACAAGTTCTTACTTGAGCTTTCAAAACTAAAAGCAAACTAA
- the flgB gene encoding flagellar basal body rod protein FlgB, with protein MELFSQTMSSIQTGLNYASLKQKTISNNIANVDTPGYKAKTVSFKSMLQAEQDNLLKATRTDPRHFEFSTSSSSLGVTTGHNAYQSNGNGVDVDKEMTDMAQNQLYYQALVDRMSGKFNSLNTVLRGGN; from the coding sequence ATGGAACTTTTTTCACAGACAATGAGTTCAATCCAAACTGGATTAAACTATGCTTCGTTGAAACAGAAAACAATTTCAAACAATATTGCTAACGTAGATACTCCTGGATATAAAGCAAAAACGGTATCTTTTAAAAGTATGCTTCAAGCTGAGCAAGATAATCTTCTGAAAGCTACTCGCACGGACCCTCGTCATTTTGAATTTTCAACGTCCTCTTCTTCTCTAGGAGTTACAACTGGACATAATGCTTATCAATCAAACGGCAATGGAGTTGACGTTGATAAGGAGATGACAGATATGGCTCAAAATCAGCTTTATTATCAAGCTTTAGTAGACAGAATGAGCGGAAAATTTAACTCACTTAATACCGTCTTAAGAGGAGGAAATTAA
- the flgC gene encoding flagellar basal body rod protein FlgC: protein MSIFSGLNASASALTANRLRMDVTASNIANANTTRAQYVNGEWQPYRRKMVNIAPDSEKQFSIVFQKALNTNSTGVKVTGIEEDSEPFKLVYEPSHPDANDQGYVQLPNVDPLKEMTDLMSASRSYEANVTALNATKGMLVKALEIGK from the coding sequence TTGTCAATTTTTAGTGGACTAAATGCCAGCGCCTCAGCCTTAACAGCAAATCGCTTAAGAATGGATGTTACGGCTTCAAATATCGCTAATGCGAATACAACAAGAGCGCAATATGTAAACGGAGAATGGCAACCATATCGACGTAAGATGGTAAATATAGCACCGGATAGTGAGAAACAGTTTTCAATCGTTTTTCAAAAAGCTTTAAATACAAATAGTACAGGTGTAAAAGTCACAGGAATTGAGGAAGATTCTGAACCTTTTAAACTTGTATATGAGCCAAGTCACCCAGATGCTAATGATCAGGGATATGTACAGCTACCAAATGTTGATCCATTAAAGGAAATGACAGACCTTATGAGTGCTTCTCGTTCGTACGAAGCAAACGTTACAGCACTTAATGCAACAAAAGGGATGCTAGTAAAAGCATTAGAGATTGGAAAGTAG
- the fliE gene encoding flagellar hook-basal body complex protein FliE: protein MINGITNISLQSEALQPKNESASTNQSFSNFLKDAVNKVNEAQNESDAMTTKLVNGEDVDLHNVMISSQKASVALQAAIQFRNKGIEAYQEIMRMQI from the coding sequence ATGATTAATGGAATTACAAACATATCATTGCAGAGTGAGGCGCTTCAGCCTAAAAATGAATCGGCTAGCACAAACCAGAGTTTTTCTAACTTTTTAAAAGACGCAGTAAATAAAGTTAATGAAGCTCAAAATGAGTCAGATGCTATGACAACAAAACTTGTGAACGGGGAAGATGTAGATTTACATAATGTGATGATTTCGTCTCAAAAAGCAAGCGTTGCCTTGCAGGCTGCTATTCAATTCCGCAATAAAGGAATTGAAGCTTACCAAGAAATCATGAGAATGCAGATCTAA